A genomic region of Exiguobacterium oxidotolerans JCM 12280 contains the following coding sequences:
- the tilS gene encoding tRNA lysidine(34) synthetase TilS, which produces METIAPVPNEPLIVGVSGGCDSMVLAHLLHEAKFDLLIAHVHHGLRAASDEEAAFVENWAFERNLPFRTIRLEWDGQRVNQARCREKRYQFFENLMEETNRSHLVLAHHRDDQLETLLIQLLRGEATIDGIPIHRPFGPGQLHRPLVNWTKQELTAYATRQQIEWREDATNAETKYLRNQIRHDILPRLAQVRPGFEEATVRAARLRQTIQEEHLAYVEALVARHMTDDGIVIDEINQLPTDLRRLVLQVLLPDVRLTSEDFDRFLAWLRVDMPSSEVYYGNWRIRRAYGYLTCIEKDTTDSALESFQVGADLGTYRYGERDVTFSYGEAGIPLAEVTFPLTVRSQLPGDRIQLEIGTKKVSRILIDAKVPRYLRAEVPVVVDATGQVLAVVGHRIAKFGSFELLARSYLMIEW; this is translated from the coding sequence ATGGAAACGATTGCTCCTGTTCCGAATGAACCGCTCATCGTCGGCGTATCCGGAGGCTGCGACTCGATGGTACTCGCGCATCTGTTGCACGAGGCGAAGTTTGATCTTTTAATTGCCCATGTCCACCATGGGCTTCGTGCAGCATCGGATGAAGAAGCCGCGTTTGTCGAAAACTGGGCCTTTGAACGTAATCTCCCGTTCCGGACGATCCGTTTAGAATGGGATGGACAACGGGTGAATCAAGCCCGTTGTCGCGAGAAACGGTATCAGTTTTTTGAAAATTTAATGGAAGAGACGAATCGGAGTCACTTAGTTTTAGCACATCATCGTGACGATCAACTGGAGACGTTATTGATTCAGTTGTTGCGAGGTGAAGCGACGATTGACGGGATTCCGATTCACCGCCCGTTCGGTCCCGGTCAGTTGCATCGTCCGCTGGTGAACTGGACGAAACAGGAACTGACGGCTTATGCGACGCGTCAACAAATCGAGTGGCGTGAGGATGCGACAAATGCGGAAACGAAATACTTAAGAAATCAAATCCGGCACGATATTTTACCAAGGCTCGCTCAAGTGCGCCCGGGGTTTGAAGAAGCGACGGTCCGTGCCGCACGGCTTCGTCAAACGATACAGGAGGAGCACTTAGCGTACGTCGAAGCGTTAGTAGCGCGACATATGACGGATGATGGGATAGTAATCGATGAGATCAACCAGCTACCGACAGATTTGAGACGACTCGTTTTACAAGTGCTCTTACCGGATGTCCGATTAACCTCAGAGGATTTCGATCGCTTTTTAGCATGGCTCCGAGTAGATATGCCCTCGAGCGAAGTGTATTATGGAAACTGGAGGATTCGCCGCGCGTACGGATACTTGACCTGTATCGAGAAAGATACGACAGATTCTGCACTTGAATCGTTTCAAGTAGGGGCTGATTTGGGAACATACCGTTATGGTGAACGAGATGTGACGTTTTCATACGGGGAAGCAGGGATTCCGTTAGCGGAAGTTACTTTCCCGCTGACGGTACGAAGTCAGTTGCCAGGGGACCGGATACAGCTAGAAATCGGAACGAAAAAAGTGAGTCGGATTTTAATTGATGCGAAAGTACCACGTTATCTTCGGGCAGAAGTTCCGGTCGTCGTCGACGCCACGGGTCAAGTTTTAGCGGTCGTCGGACATCGAATTGCAAAATTCGGGTCATTTGAACTCCTCGCACGGTCTTATTTAATGATAGAATGGTAA
- the hpt gene encoding hypoxanthine phosphoribosyltransferase, translated as MTLMNDMEKVLISEEEIQHKVGELAGELTADYGDRFPLLVCVLKGAMPFMSDLVKKMDMHLEMDFMDVSTYHGGTTSTGEVKIEKDLNTSVEGRDILIVEDIIDSGLTLGYLVDLFKYRKAKSVKIVTLLDKPSGRKNDLHADYSGFVIPHEFVVGYGLDYEEKYRNLPYVGVLKPAVYGG; from the coding sequence ATGACCTTAATGAATGATATGGAGAAAGTACTGATTTCGGAAGAAGAGATCCAACATAAAGTCGGTGAACTCGCGGGTGAACTGACAGCAGATTATGGTGATCGTTTTCCACTGCTCGTCTGTGTCTTAAAAGGCGCAATGCCATTCATGTCTGATCTCGTCAAAAAGATGGACATGCACCTTGAGATGGATTTCATGGATGTTTCGACATACCACGGTGGAACGACATCGACCGGCGAAGTTAAAATCGAAAAGGATTTGAACACATCTGTAGAAGGACGTGACATCCTGATTGTCGAAGATATCATTGACAGTGGATTGACGCTTGGATACTTGGTTGATCTCTTCAAGTACCGTAAAGCAAAATCTGTCAAAATCGTGACATTGCTCGATAAGCCGTCAGGTCGCAAAAATGATCTTCACGCGGATTATAGTGGATTTGTGATTCCACACGAGTTCGTCGTCGGTTACGGTCTCGACTATGAAGAGAAATATCGTAACCTTCCATATGTTGGTGTGTTGAAACCGGCAGTCTACGGTGGCTAA
- the ftsH gene encoding ATP-dependent zinc metalloprotease FtsH, with protein sequence MNRAVKNTLVFGVIFLALILFLQYLQSPVNKSKEINYTQFVESVEKGEIKTATFQYEGQTYNVTGDLREKDSTYETVVPAVDTELTDLYTQLRSQGVNMDFKAAETNGGWIALLTTIVPFIIIFILFFFLINQAQGGGGGGRVMNFGKSKARLYDTEKKKITFEDVAGADEEKQELVEVVEFLKDPRKFARLGARIPKGVLLVGPPGTGKTLLARAAAGEAGVPFFSISGSDFVEMFVGVGASRVRDLFENAKKNAPCIIFIDEIDAVGRQRGAGLGGGHDEREQTLNQLLVEMDGFSENEGIIMIAATNRADILDPALLRPGRFDRQITVERPDVVGREAVLKVHARNKPLDSTVDLKAIAQRTPGFSGADLENLLNEAALVAARTDRDKISIVDLEEAIDRVIAGPAKKSRIISPKEKKIVAWHEAGHTIIGVTLDDADEVHKVTIVPRGNAGGYVVMLPKEDRYFMTKPELEDKITGLLGGRVAEDIVFGEVSTGASNDFQRATGLARKMVMEFGMSEKLGPLQFGSGQGGNVFLGRDFQNEQNYSDAIAHEIDTEIQAIINRCYQKAKTILTEKRNQLDLIATTLLEVETLDQKQIHHLIETGEYKKNEPEVVAEQTEDEKKPESTTPVIDEPTESPTQRGSVIDEGQNVDVEKPDQPRRDDQI encoded by the coding sequence ATGAACCGAGCAGTGAAGAATACCCTCGTGTTTGGGGTCATTTTTCTAGCTTTGATCTTGTTTCTGCAATACTTGCAGAGTCCAGTGAACAAAAGCAAAGAAATCAATTACACACAGTTTGTCGAGTCGGTTGAAAAAGGTGAAATTAAGACGGCTACCTTCCAGTACGAAGGACAGACGTATAATGTGACTGGTGATTTACGTGAAAAGGATTCGACGTATGAAACGGTTGTTCCAGCTGTTGATACGGAGTTAACGGATCTTTATACACAATTGCGCAGTCAAGGTGTCAATATGGACTTTAAAGCAGCAGAGACGAATGGCGGTTGGATCGCGTTACTGACGACGATCGTCCCGTTCATCATCATATTCATTCTCTTCTTCTTCTTAATTAATCAAGCACAAGGTGGCGGCGGCGGTGGCCGTGTGATGAACTTCGGTAAATCAAAAGCGCGCCTCTATGATACGGAGAAAAAGAAAATTACGTTTGAGGATGTCGCTGGTGCAGACGAAGAGAAACAAGAACTCGTCGAAGTTGTCGAATTCTTGAAAGACCCACGTAAATTTGCACGTCTCGGTGCACGTATCCCTAAAGGGGTCCTTCTTGTCGGTCCTCCAGGTACAGGTAAAACGTTACTTGCACGTGCAGCAGCAGGTGAGGCTGGCGTTCCATTCTTCTCGATTTCAGGTTCTGACTTCGTTGAGATGTTCGTTGGTGTCGGGGCGTCACGTGTACGTGATCTCTTCGAAAATGCCAAGAAAAATGCACCGTGTATCATCTTCATCGATGAAATCGATGCAGTCGGTCGTCAACGTGGCGCAGGTCTCGGTGGCGGACATGATGAGCGTGAACAAACATTGAACCAACTTCTCGTTGAGATGGACGGATTCAGTGAAAATGAAGGCATCATCATGATCGCAGCAACGAACCGTGCCGATATCTTGGACCCAGCCTTGCTTCGTCCAGGTCGTTTTGACCGTCAAATTACGGTTGAACGTCCAGATGTCGTCGGTCGTGAAGCAGTTCTTAAAGTACATGCACGCAATAAACCGCTCGACTCAACAGTCGATTTAAAAGCAATCGCACAACGGACACCAGGATTCTCAGGTGCCGACCTTGAAAACCTGTTGAACGAAGCAGCACTCGTTGCAGCACGTACCGACCGCGATAAGATTTCGATCGTCGATCTTGAAGAAGCGATTGACCGTGTCATCGCTGGACCAGCGAAGAAGAGCCGGATCATTTCGCCGAAAGAGAAAAAAATCGTCGCGTGGCACGAAGCAGGTCACACGATCATCGGGGTCACACTTGATGATGCGGATGAAGTGCATAAAGTAACAATCGTTCCTCGTGGGAATGCCGGCGGTTACGTCGTCATGCTTCCGAAAGAAGATCGTTACTTCATGACAAAACCAGAACTTGAAGATAAGATCACTGGATTACTTGGTGGTCGTGTCGCGGAAGATATCGTCTTTGGTGAAGTATCGACCGGAGCAAGCAATGACTTCCAACGTGCGACAGGACTTGCGCGTAAGATGGTCATGGAGTTCGGGATGAGTGAAAAACTCGGACCGCTTCAGTTCGGTTCAGGTCAAGGTGGAAATGTCTTCTTAGGACGTGACTTCCAAAATGAACAAAACTACTCGGACGCAATTGCGCATGAGATTGATACGGAAATCCAAGCGATCATCAACCGCTGTTACCAAAAAGCGAAAACGATCTTGACGGAGAAACGCAATCAGCTTGATTTGATTGCGACGACGTTACTTGAAGTTGAAACGCTGGATCAAAAACAAATTCACCACCTCATCGAGACAGGTGAATACAAGAAGAACGAGCCAGAAGTGGTAGCTGAACAAACGGAAGACGAGAAGAAACCGGAATCGACGACTCCTGTCATCGATGAACCGACAGAATCTCCGACACAACGTGGTTCAGTCATCGACGAAGGTCAAAATGTGGACGTAGAAAAGCCTGATCAACCACGCCGTGATGATCAAATTTAA
- a CDS encoding type III pantothenate kinase: MILVIDVGNTNIVLGVYAGQTLVEHWRIATDRTRTTDEYGILVKALFRDADLNVEEIEGIVLSSVVPPVVFPLENMCVRYFNRRPFVIGPGIKTGLDLKVDNPREVGADRIVNAVAATVKYDGPLIVVDFGTATTYCYIDSQKRYYGGIISPGVMVSTEALYNKAAKLPRIEIAKPQSAIGRNTIHAMQSGIYFGYVAQVDGLVHRMKEEMGEAKVIATGGLARLISEESATIEVVDPFLTLEGLRIIYERNK, from the coding sequence ATGATCTTAGTAATTGATGTTGGAAATACGAATATCGTACTGGGTGTCTATGCTGGGCAGACGTTAGTCGAGCACTGGCGGATCGCAACCGATCGGACGCGGACGACAGATGAGTATGGGATTCTTGTCAAAGCCTTGTTCCGGGATGCAGACTTAAACGTGGAAGAAATCGAGGGAATCGTGTTATCATCTGTCGTACCCCCCGTCGTGTTCCCACTCGAGAACATGTGCGTCCGCTATTTCAATCGACGCCCATTCGTGATTGGGCCGGGTATCAAAACCGGGCTCGACCTAAAAGTGGATAACCCGCGGGAAGTCGGGGCAGACCGAATCGTCAACGCGGTCGCTGCGACGGTCAAGTATGATGGTCCATTGATTGTCGTCGACTTTGGGACAGCAACGACCTATTGTTATATCGATTCACAAAAACGGTATTACGGTGGAATCATTTCACCAGGCGTCATGGTGTCGACAGAGGCGCTTTATAACAAGGCGGCAAAACTACCGCGGATTGAAATCGCGAAACCACAATCCGCGATTGGACGGAACACGATCCATGCGATGCAATCCGGAATATACTTCGGATATGTCGCGCAAGTCGATGGTCTTGTCCACCGCATGAAAGAAGAAATGGGTGAAGCTAAAGTCATTGCGACTGGTGGGTTAGCCCGATTAATCAGCGAGGAATCCGCAACGATTGAAGTCGTCGATCCATTTTTGACGCTTGAAGGGTTGCGTATTATCTACGAACGAAATAAGTGA
- the hslO gene encoding Hsp33 family molecular chaperone HslO, with product MKREELLAQLKDDYLVRALGFNGEVRAFAIRSTKSVYEAQLRHQTTPVVTAALGRTLTIGAMMGTMQKGDTRVTLKVEGDGPIGKIIVDADAKGTVRGYVSHPRVEMDTYVNADGLTKLKVGDAVGRGNISVIKDLGLRDFVGGQSPIQTGEISEDFTYYFAVSEQSPSVVGAGVLVYPEDESVIAAGGLIVQLMPGASEETIAALEARVAALKPISILVGEEKTPEEMLELVLGESYEVLDTVPVTFGCTCDREKLATAIVALGPDEIQSMIDEDGGAEAVCHFCSEHYQYGVEELQSLREKSLERA from the coding sequence ATGAAACGTGAAGAATTGTTAGCACAATTAAAAGATGACTATTTAGTACGAGCACTTGGTTTTAACGGAGAAGTCCGTGCATTTGCAATCCGTTCGACAAAGTCGGTGTATGAAGCACAGCTCCGGCACCAAACGACACCGGTCGTCACGGCAGCACTTGGCCGGACGCTGACAATCGGTGCAATGATGGGAACGATGCAAAAAGGCGATACACGTGTGACCCTGAAAGTCGAAGGCGACGGACCAATCGGGAAAATCATCGTTGATGCTGATGCAAAAGGAACGGTCCGTGGGTATGTCAGCCATCCGCGTGTCGAAATGGATACGTACGTCAATGCAGACGGTCTGACGAAATTAAAAGTCGGCGATGCAGTCGGTCGCGGAAATATTTCTGTCATCAAAGATTTAGGACTTCGTGACTTCGTCGGAGGGCAATCACCGATTCAAACCGGTGAGATCAGTGAAGACTTTACGTACTACTTCGCAGTCTCAGAACAAAGTCCATCTGTCGTCGGTGCCGGCGTGCTCGTTTATCCGGAAGATGAGTCGGTCATCGCAGCAGGTGGGTTAATCGTGCAATTGATGCCAGGTGCATCGGAAGAAACAATTGCCGCACTCGAAGCACGAGTCGCCGCATTAAAACCAATCTCGATTCTTGTCGGAGAAGAAAAAACACCGGAAGAAATGCTTGAACTCGTCCTCGGTGAATCATATGAAGTCCTCGATACAGTTCCGGTTACGTTTGGTTGCACATGTGATCGCGAAAAGCTCGCGACAGCAATCGTGGCGCTTGGACCTGACGAGATTCAATCGATGATTGATGAAGATGGTGGAGCAGAGGCGGTTTGTCATTTCTGTTCAGAACACTATCAGTATGGCGTCGAAGAATTACAATCACTTCGTGAAAAATCGCTCGAACGAGCATAA
- the cysK gene encoding cysteine synthase A, which produces MRIANSVLDLVGRTPIVKLNHLTGPEDADVYLKLEYMNPGSSVKDRIALSMIEAAEEAGKLKAGDTIIEPTSGNTGIGLAMVAAAKGYRAILVMPETMSMERRTLLRAYGAELILTPGPEGMKGAIARATAEAEEHGHFMPQQFNNGANPVVHEQTTGPEIVEAFEGLSLDAFIAGIGTGGTITGAGKVLRDAFPGIEIIAVEPTDSPVLSGGKPGPHKLQGIGAGFVPSILDTHIYDGVEQITTEEAFDHARRAAKSNGVLGGISSGAAIAAALKTAKRLGKGKNVLAIIPSNGERYLSTPLYQVEEEEGSKL; this is translated from the coding sequence ATGCGTATTGCAAATTCAGTACTAGATTTAGTCGGCCGCACGCCGATCGTGAAATTGAATCATCTGACAGGACCAGAGGATGCAGATGTCTACTTGAAACTGGAGTATATGAATCCCGGGTCAAGTGTCAAAGACCGGATTGCGCTGTCGATGATTGAAGCGGCAGAAGAAGCTGGAAAACTGAAAGCAGGCGATACGATCATCGAACCGACGAGTGGCAACACGGGAATTGGTCTTGCGATGGTCGCAGCTGCGAAAGGATACCGGGCCATCCTCGTCATGCCAGAAACGATGAGCATGGAACGCCGAACTCTTCTTCGTGCGTACGGCGCGGAGTTGATTTTAACACCCGGTCCAGAAGGAATGAAGGGTGCAATCGCGCGAGCGACGGCAGAAGCAGAAGAACATGGTCATTTCATGCCACAACAATTCAACAACGGAGCAAATCCCGTCGTCCATGAACAGACGACAGGACCTGAAATCGTTGAAGCGTTCGAAGGATTGTCACTCGATGCCTTCATCGCCGGAATCGGAACAGGTGGGACGATCACGGGTGCTGGTAAAGTGTTACGCGACGCTTTCCCAGGAATCGAAATCATCGCAGTCGAACCAACGGATTCACCTGTTCTTTCAGGTGGTAAACCGGGTCCGCACAAGCTTCAAGGAATTGGTGCTGGATTCGTACCCTCGATTCTTGATACACACATTTATGATGGTGTTGAACAAATCACGACGGAAGAAGCATTTGATCACGCGCGCCGTGCCGCGAAATCAAACGGCGTTCTCGGTGGGATTTCTTCAGGTGCTGCCATCGCTGCGGCCCTTAAAACAGCCAAACGTCTTGGGAAAGGAAAAAATGTGTTAGCGATCATTCCTTCGAATGGAGAGCGTTACCTCAGTACGCCACTCTATCAAGTCGAAGAAGAAGAGGGTTCAAAACTATAA
- a CDS encoding anthranilate synthase component I family protein has translation MRQTRYVAFTWTKEQFYNRYVERTKEQTGHIWLESGRIGSYTMAGVHPVGQLRTKAGRTTITTSSGVEERMDPPFALIEELRARYASARPGGMPAFFGGLAGYVSYDAVRYLERLPDEAEDDLETADLSLYWYDEVAVYDEQAGQLFVAVTRDTVEAAEAALETEVFAWKVESPAPVFHPASSEWLERGRSFEQADFVEAADRVKRYIEAGDVFQVNLAVRQHERLLTSPAHIYDVLRQVNPSPYMGYFVDEELTLVSASPELLVEKIGDDLATRPIAGTRPRGKDEAEDLALAKTLLDNEKERAEHVMLVDLERNDLGRVSRYGSVHVDELMVIEKYSHVQHIVSNVRGKVAEHQGASDVLAAMFPGGTITGAPKIRTMEIIEELEPVRRGIYTGSLGFISWADDAIFNILIRTLVAKDGVAYIQAGAGIVTDSNSASEYEESLSKAKALWVAKEIAEGTT, from the coding sequence GTGCGACAGACGAGATATGTAGCATTTACATGGACGAAGGAACAATTTTATAACCGTTATGTGGAGCGGACAAAGGAACAAACCGGTCATATCTGGCTCGAAAGTGGTCGTATCGGTTCCTACACGATGGCTGGTGTGCACCCGGTCGGACAGCTCCGGACAAAGGCGGGACGGACAACGATTACGACTTCCTCAGGTGTCGAAGAACGGATGGATCCACCATTTGCGTTGATTGAAGAACTGCGTGCGCGTTATGCGTCGGCTCGTCCTGGCGGGATGCCTGCATTTTTCGGTGGACTGGCAGGCTACGTCAGTTATGACGCTGTCCGGTATTTAGAGCGATTACCAGACGAAGCGGAAGACGATTTAGAAACAGCCGATCTTTCGTTGTATTGGTACGATGAAGTCGCCGTGTATGACGAACAGGCAGGTCAGTTATTCGTTGCCGTGACGCGTGATACGGTCGAGGCAGCGGAAGCAGCACTTGAAACTGAAGTATTTGCTTGGAAAGTAGAGAGCCCTGCGCCAGTTTTTCACCCGGCTTCAAGTGAATGGCTAGAGCGGGGGCGGTCGTTCGAACAAGCCGACTTTGTCGAGGCGGCTGACCGCGTCAAACGTTACATTGAAGCGGGTGACGTCTTTCAAGTCAATCTTGCAGTTCGTCAACATGAACGTCTCTTGACATCGCCGGCGCACATCTATGATGTTTTACGGCAAGTGAATCCGTCGCCTTACATGGGCTATTTCGTCGATGAAGAGTTGACACTCGTCTCGGCGTCACCTGAGTTGCTCGTCGAAAAAATCGGAGACGATCTCGCGACGCGTCCGATTGCCGGGACCCGTCCGCGTGGGAAGGATGAAGCGGAAGATTTAGCACTGGCGAAGACGCTGCTCGACAATGAAAAGGAACGGGCGGAACACGTTATGCTCGTCGATTTAGAACGCAACGATTTGGGGCGGGTCAGCCGGTATGGGTCCGTTCATGTCGATGAATTGATGGTGATCGAAAAATATTCTCATGTGCAACATATCGTCTCGAACGTTCGGGGAAAAGTCGCGGAACATCAAGGTGCGAGCGATGTTCTCGCAGCGATGTTCCCCGGTGGGACGATTACTGGCGCGCCAAAAATCCGGACGATGGAGATTATCGAGGAGTTAGAACCGGTCCGACGTGGTATTTATACAGGGTCACTCGGATTTATCAGTTGGGCGGACGATGCCATCTTCAACATCTTGATTCGGACACTTGTCGCAAAGGATGGGGTCGCGTATATCCAAGCGGGAGCAGGAATCGTCACCGATTCCAACTCGGCAAGTGAGTATGAGGAATCACTTAGTAAGGCAAAGGCACTTTGGGTCGCAAAAGAAATAGCGGAGGGAACGACATGA
- a CDS encoding anthranilate synthase component II, whose product MIVLIDNYDSFTYNLVQYFGELGQDIRVFRNDAITLEEIERLNPDHLVISPGPCTPNEAGISLAAIEYFAGKLPILGVCLGHQAIGQAFGGQVVRAKELMHGKVSLLSHDATGMFEGIVQDTPVTRYHSLVVERETFPDVLEITAEAGGEIMALRHRELPIVGVQFHPEAILTRDGKQMLKNFLELNRYVSLA is encoded by the coding sequence ATGATTGTATTGATTGATAACTATGATTCATTTACGTACAACTTAGTCCAATATTTTGGGGAGCTCGGGCAAGACATCCGGGTGTTTCGGAATGATGCGATTACACTTGAGGAGATTGAACGACTCAACCCCGACCATTTAGTGATTTCGCCTGGACCTTGTACGCCGAATGAAGCGGGCATTAGCCTTGCTGCGATTGAATACTTCGCGGGCAAGCTGCCGATTCTCGGTGTTTGCCTCGGTCATCAAGCGATCGGTCAAGCGTTCGGCGGACAAGTCGTCCGGGCGAAAGAGTTGATGCATGGGAAGGTCTCGTTGTTGTCTCACGACGCGACCGGGATGTTTGAAGGCATCGTTCAAGATACACCGGTGACACGATACCATTCGCTCGTCGTCGAACGGGAGACATTTCCGGATGTCTTAGAGATCACAGCAGAAGCAGGGGGAGAAATCATGGCCCTACGGCATCGCGAGTTGCCGATTGTCGGGGTCCAGTTCCACCCGGAAGCGATCTTGACCCGAGACGGGAAGCAGATGTTAAAAAACTTTTTGGAGTTGAATCGATATGTATCTTTGGCATGA
- the pabC gene encoding aminodeoxychorismate lyase: protein MYLWHDGQVVKEEEVRISPFDHGYLYGMGIFETFRTYAGHPFLFDDHIERLQMSCAAIGIHVPYTRDELLEAVEALCRVHATGDLYIRLNVSAGPREIGLSVERYDVPTVVIYARPIGARQATERALETVRLPRSTPETAYRLKSHHYMNNLVAKRQLFNQEAEGLFLTKEGFICEGITSNIFWRYGEKWFTPSLETGALNGITRQFLIEELVVEERLALLPQLMEANEVLYTNSVQEAVAVSSLDGRTFPGQSGSGYQHVRQLFDAAVESRWSRRGNR from the coding sequence ATGTATCTTTGGCATGATGGACAGGTAGTAAAAGAAGAAGAGGTTCGGATTTCACCGTTTGACCATGGTTACCTGTACGGGATGGGGATTTTTGAGACCTTTCGGACGTATGCGGGACATCCGTTTTTATTTGATGATCACATCGAACGGCTCCAGATGAGTTGTGCGGCAATCGGAATCCATGTTCCTTATACGCGCGATGAGCTCCTTGAAGCAGTCGAAGCGTTATGCCGCGTCCACGCGACAGGAGATTTATATATCCGCTTAAACGTTTCAGCAGGTCCGCGTGAAATTGGATTATCGGTTGAGCGGTATGATGTACCGACGGTCGTGATTTATGCAAGACCAATCGGCGCGCGACAAGCGACGGAGCGGGCGCTCGAAACGGTCCGTTTGCCCCGGAGTACACCGGAAACGGCGTATCGCTTAAAGTCGCATCACTACATGAATAACTTAGTTGCGAAACGTCAACTATTTAATCAGGAAGCAGAAGGCCTCTTTTTGACGAAGGAAGGCTTCATCTGTGAAGGTATCACGTCGAATATCTTTTGGCGTTATGGTGAAAAGTGGTTCACCCCTTCGCTTGAAACAGGTGCCTTGAACGGCATCACCCGGCAATTTTTAATAGAAGAGTTGGTTGTCGAAGAACGTCTTGCTTTGTTACCGCAGTTGATGGAGGCAAACGAGGTTCTCTACACGAATTCCGTTCAAGAAGCCGTCGCCGTTTCATCACTTGACGGACGAACGTTCCCAGGTCAATCGGGAAGCGGCTATCAACATGTTCGTCAGCTATTCGACGCCGCAGTTGAATCACGGTGGTCGAGGAGGGGGAACCGATGA
- the folP gene encoding dihydropteroate synthase, producing the protein MTKIMGILNVTPDSFSDGGQYIDVELAVRHARQLVADGADAIDVGGESTRPGATFVSAADEIDRVVPVIRRLKRELDVLISIDTYKPEVAEAAVRAGADLINDVWGSKWGDRSMVTVAARHEVPIILMHNRTEPHGTDVLAEVRADLEESIRLAKQAGVSENRIWLDPGIGFMKTYEENLFLMRHLAIATDFGYPVLLGTSRKSLIGLTLGLPATERVEGTIATVCYGIQQGCEWMRVHDVKEIKRAALMMDAMLAAELPKGE; encoded by the coding sequence ATGACGAAAATCATGGGTATTTTGAACGTGACACCTGATTCTTTTTCAGATGGGGGTCAATACATCGATGTCGAGCTCGCTGTCCGTCATGCTAGGCAACTTGTTGCGGACGGGGCAGATGCCATCGATGTGGGTGGAGAATCGACGCGACCGGGTGCGACATTTGTTTCAGCAGCAGATGAAATCGACCGCGTTGTTCCAGTGATTCGTCGCTTGAAGCGTGAGCTCGACGTCTTGATTTCGATTGATACGTATAAACCGGAAGTCGCTGAAGCCGCGGTCCGTGCTGGTGCAGATCTCATCAACGACGTCTGGGGTTCGAAATGGGGCGACCGTTCGATGGTAACGGTCGCTGCCCGGCACGAAGTTCCCATCATCCTGATGCATAATCGGACGGAACCACACGGAACAGACGTCTTAGCCGAAGTCCGGGCCGACCTCGAAGAATCAATCCGGCTAGCGAAGCAGGCAGGTGTCTCGGAAAATCGGATTTGGCTCGATCCCGGGATTGGCTTCATGAAAACGTATGAAGAGAATTTATTTTTAATGCGTCATCTCGCGATTGCGACAGATTTTGGATACCCGGTTTTACTTGGGACGTCACGCAAGTCACTCATCGGATTGACGCTCGGACTCCCGGCGACGGAACGGGTGGAAGGAACGATCGCGACCGTCTGTTACGGAATCCAACAAGGTTGCGAGTGGATGCGTGTCCACGACGTGAAAGAAATCAAACGGGCCGCTCTGATGATGGACGCGATGCTTGCAGCAGAATTACCGAAGGGGGAATAA
- the folB gene encoding dihydroneopterin aldolase, translated as MDRIHVSGMRFYGYHGVFAEETKLGQRFNVDLSIGLDLSRAGETDDLRESVNYAELYEATKHVVEGEAVQLVEALADRIVRHVFLLDPRILEATVKVIKPDPPIAGHYEHVAVEINRVRGDYV; from the coding sequence ATGGATCGCATACACGTGTCAGGGATGCGTTTTTATGGTTATCATGGAGTGTTCGCAGAAGAAACAAAATTAGGACAACGCTTTAATGTGGATCTGTCAATCGGACTCGATTTATCACGAGCTGGCGAGACGGATGATTTACGGGAAAGTGTCAATTATGCGGAGCTTTATGAAGCGACGAAACATGTCGTCGAAGGGGAGGCCGTTCAGTTGGTCGAGGCACTCGCGGACCGAATCGTCCGACACGTCTTTTTGCTTGATCCACGAATCCTGGAAGCGACCGTCAAAGTCATCAAACCAGATCCGCCGATTGCAGGACACTATGAGCATGTCGCGGTAGAAATCAATCGGGTCCGGGGGGATTACGTATGA